From the genome of Candidatus Electrothrix communis, one region includes:
- a CDS encoding GGDEF domain-containing protein, producing the protein MRPTDKTLLEQMKIHEAEIFHRKKLIDFSKRDAELLKNCQGFILERLDGLVTEFYDHQISFDEVALIIGDADTLQRLIAAQKEYIMSLFDGTYDLEYTNKRLRIGLVHKRIGVEPKYYLSAVKVLKDKLSEIIRDETSEAELRDATVNALDKLLCFDIELVFDTYIRSLVTVVKSEKDKSEKYALSLEEKVAERTQALQELARRDGLTGLYNHRAFLEFLKRDIASAHRNNLPLSLLYFDVDKFKLINDQKGHVMGDKILQTIGKILSEISREVDVPCRYGGDEFCVILSGCTVEEAKNFCQRLQEQFSAQHEDITLSMGIAQTGPEIFHDHDELIKRADEAMYLAKKTGGFQVEISSP; encoded by the coding sequence ATGAGACCAACAGATAAAACCTTATTGGAACAGATGAAAATTCATGAGGCAGAAATATTTCACCGTAAAAAGCTGATCGATTTTTCCAAAAGGGATGCGGAGCTGCTGAAAAACTGTCAAGGGTTCATATTGGAGCGTCTCGACGGACTTGTTACGGAATTTTATGACCACCAGATATCTTTTGACGAAGTCGCTCTGATCATCGGAGATGCGGACACCTTGCAACGACTGATAGCAGCTCAGAAAGAGTACATAATGAGTCTTTTTGACGGCACCTATGATCTTGAATATACCAACAAGAGGCTTCGTATCGGCCTGGTTCATAAACGGATAGGGGTTGAGCCGAAATACTATCTTTCAGCAGTCAAAGTTCTGAAAGATAAGCTTTCGGAAATTATCCGGGATGAAACAAGCGAAGCGGAACTACGCGATGCCACTGTCAATGCGCTGGACAAACTGCTCTGTTTCGATATTGAGTTGGTTTTTGATACCTATATACGAAGTCTTGTTACGGTGGTGAAATCCGAAAAAGACAAATCAGAGAAATATGCCCTCAGTCTTGAGGAAAAGGTTGCTGAACGTACCCAGGCGTTGCAGGAGCTGGCCCGAAGGGACGGCTTGACAGGTCTCTATAATCATCGTGCCTTTCTGGAATTTCTGAAACGGGATATTGCCTCAGCCCATCGAAATAACCTGCCACTTTCATTGCTCTATTTTGATGTCGATAAGTTCAAACTGATAAATGATCAAAAAGGGCATGTCATGGGAGATAAAATCTTGCAAACCATCGGCAAGATACTCTCTGAAATATCTCGTGAAGTCGATGTGCCCTGTCGCTATGGAGGCGACGAATTCTGCGTTATTCTCTCTGGATGTACAGTCGAAGAGGCCAAAAACTTCTGTCAACGTTTACAAGAACAGTTCTCCGCTCAACATGAAGATATCACCTTGAGCATGGGTATTGCCCAGACCGGTCCGGAGATCTTTCATGATCATGATGAGTTGATAAAACGTGCTGACGAGGCGATGTATCTGGCGAAGAAAACAGGCGGTTTTCAGGTAGAAATCAGTTCCCCCTGA
- a CDS encoding response regulator: protein MKKVKDNTSGEILIVDDVPENLQLLVSFLTAQGYQVRPASDGELALAAVKKRLPDLILLDIKMPDMDGFEVCRRLKADERTCNIPVIFISALSSLEDRLKGFAVGGLDYIIKPFEEVEVLARVKNHLQLYRMQEHLEDVVNERTQELKESEQQLQRARKMEAIGRLAGGIAHDFNNILSAILGFAELIIITKSSDSEVTEYAQQVITATNRAAHLVKQILSYSNKSNVTKELFQPHFVVEEAMKLLRTTLPKTLTIVEDIDPKSGSILANPMNIHQVVVNLCTNASQAMYKGKGTLSVALYKEKIDNTVIPADQQAEPGEYVTLSIRDTGCSIPEEDFENMFEPYFNTMKSRGSRGMGLAVVQSITWDSNGFIRVASQADQGTVITVSFPAKETPSEKNIPLDKEKSGGVISDSKENNSKEKILVVDDEELLIQINRKRLEQAGYTVEAFTDSNKALEIFRARPNSFNLLITDQTMPGLSGKELVKAVLEVKPSMPIIMCTGHSDSVSEKKALSMGIRKYITKPLHQHELREAVKELLASKPFSVDGI from the coding sequence ATGAAAAAGGTGAAAGATAATACGTCTGGCGAAATACTTATTGTGGATGATGTTCCTGAAAATTTACAATTGCTGGTGAGTTTTTTGACAGCACAGGGCTATCAGGTTCGACCTGCATCCGATGGAGAACTCGCCCTTGCCGCAGTGAAAAAGCGATTGCCCGACCTGATCCTTCTTGATATCAAAATGCCCGACATGGATGGCTTTGAAGTCTGTCGCCGTCTAAAGGCTGATGAAAGGACCTGTAATATTCCCGTAATTTTTATCAGTGCTCTCAGCTCATTGGAAGATCGACTTAAAGGCTTTGCAGTCGGCGGCCTGGATTATATTATAAAACCCTTTGAAGAGGTTGAGGTGCTGGCTAGGGTCAAAAATCATCTGCAGCTGTACAGAATGCAGGAGCATCTGGAAGATGTTGTCAATGAGCGTACCCAGGAACTGAAGGAAAGTGAGCAGCAGCTTCAGCGAGCTCGGAAAATGGAAGCCATCGGCAGACTGGCTGGCGGCATTGCCCATGATTTTAATAATATCCTCTCTGCAATTCTGGGTTTTGCCGAGCTGATCATTATCACTAAGTCCTCTGACAGTGAGGTGACGGAATATGCACAGCAGGTTATTACAGCGACGAATCGTGCCGCTCACCTAGTTAAACAAATTCTTTCCTATAGTAATAAGAGTAACGTAACTAAAGAGTTATTCCAGCCCCACTTTGTTGTCGAAGAGGCCATGAAGCTGTTGCGTACAACCCTGCCGAAAACTCTCACCATTGTGGAAGACATTGATCCGAAATCCGGATCAATCCTGGCGAATCCAATGAATATTCATCAGGTTGTGGTTAATCTCTGTACCAACGCAAGCCAGGCTATGTACAAGGGTAAAGGGACGTTATCCGTTGCACTGTACAAAGAAAAAATAGACAATACAGTAATCCCGGCCGATCAGCAGGCTGAACCTGGGGAGTATGTTACTCTCAGTATCAGGGACACCGGTTGTAGCATACCTGAAGAAGATTTTGAAAATATGTTTGAACCCTATTTCAACACGATGAAGAGTAGAGGCAGTCGTGGGATGGGACTTGCCGTTGTCCAGAGTATCACTTGGGACAGTAATGGCTTTATAAGGGTCGCAAGTCAGGCGGATCAGGGCACCGTTATAACGGTTTCTTTTCCGGCCAAGGAGACACCGTCGGAGAAAAATATTCCGCTCGATAAAGAAAAATCCGGGGGAGTGATATCTGACAGTAAGGAAAATAACAGTAAGGAAAAAATTTTAGTGGTGGATGACGAAGAATTACTGATCCAGATCAACAGGAAGCGACTGGAGCAGGCTGGATATACCGTTGAAGCGTTCACCGACAGCAACAAAGCCTTGGAGATCTTTCGGGCCCGGCCGAATAGTTTCAATTTGCTCATTACTGACCAGACGATGCCGGGATTGTCTGGAAAAGAACTGGTAAAAGCAGTGCTTGAAGTGAAACCATCAATGCCGATTATCATGTGTACCGGTCATAGTGACAGCGTCTCTGAAAAAAAGGCGCTGTCCATGGGGATTCGTAAATACATCACTAAGCCTTTGCACCAACATGAATTGCGTGAAGCGGTAAAGGAATTGCTTGCATCAAAGCCTTTCAGCGTTGACGGTATTTGA
- a CDS encoding response regulator, translated as MTMKILIVDDSLFTRTIHRQTVENEGYLVVEAGGGQEAVEIFKKEKPDLVVTDLLMPDMDGMDLIREILTTDPTAKMVVCSADRKIEHIREAGKIGALGFLSKPIAAEDLNRLIEKLMG; from the coding sequence ATGACTATGAAAATATTGATTGTTGACGATTCATTATTTACCCGCACTATTCATCGACAGACTGTGGAAAATGAGGGGTATCTGGTGGTGGAGGCCGGAGGCGGCCAGGAGGCCGTTGAAATCTTTAAAAAAGAAAAGCCCGATCTGGTTGTAACCGACCTGCTGATGCCTGATATGGACGGCATGGATTTAATCAGGGAGATTCTGACGACAGATCCCACAGCCAAGATGGTTGTCTGCTCTGCGGATCGCAAAATTGAACATATACGTGAGGCAGGCAAGATAGGTGCTTTGGGATTTTTGTCCAAGCCGATTGCTGCTGAGGACCTCAATAGGTTGATAGAGAAACTTATGGGTTGA
- a CDS encoding Hpt domain-containing protein — translation MDIQIAAIKFKKLVEFLDEVEGRLEELEGDILRLENPQDSEPLEPILRSIHTVWESASSFGLTSVQILSHEIETLLDTVRSRSIPVSTDGLIDTLLNGLDILAEIIFEVRKAVAAADRSADPVTLTVNDPGAEESLAALRSFKKCTQAEEIPEPSVAPLLTAEELEAICYPMDMDVLFVEESREHIEILEESLIELEEDINNPDLVNTIFRSLHSLKGSGGVLVSTVPKEEQRERHPITVLQKLAHAAEGAIQGVRDQKKRIPPAMIDTLLQVVDRLKLILTGFVERDPTTARADNLIMACRKISADVSDDSGKKDADKKIGQKDQGERFALANTLSQCLEACEIGIAEISDPEKRKTAIDKVGRSIKTVKKVCDKLQLAPQAKNAEAVLDMVASLSDTEEAGDALLIDVISADCNTLRDDVLALVSENEILSPLPPPSQTISSGDRKEDPPETAIASAVASTIKVPQERLDTLMNLVGELIVSKNSFPEMAREITVRHNLPGVGKRVKDAGDMVGRITDELQNIVMQMRMLPVGSLFSKYKRMVRDLSHKLDKKIVLKISGEETELDKTIIEIMGDPLVHLIRNCADHALEKEDERLKVGKPGEGTIHLRAYNRGRNVIIEVIDDGRGVDPQNIREKAVAKGYLSLEELEELDDTAVQNLIFRPGFSGAKEVGEVSGRGVGLDVVRTNVEKIGGTVSLDSVAEAGTTVTVTLPLTLAVSKGLKVKAGPNHYYLPLEYLVETIKISPEMVRGHRNNQMVVVRDDLLPVFSLYALLAQSEHSVSLTENTDRHNELSMVVVNLNGRKVALAVDTFYTEREYVIKPLTGSLAKIPGLTGATITSSGQVILILDPLKLF, via the coding sequence ATGGATATACAGATTGCGGCTATAAAGTTTAAAAAGCTTGTCGAGTTTCTGGATGAGGTCGAGGGGCGGCTTGAAGAACTTGAGGGCGATATCCTCCGGCTGGAAAATCCGCAGGATTCTGAACCGTTGGAGCCCATACTCCGTTCGATTCATACGGTTTGGGAGTCGGCATCATCCTTTGGTCTGACTTCTGTTCAAATTTTGAGTCATGAAATTGAAACCCTGCTGGACACAGTCCGTAGCCGTTCAATCCCGGTATCCACCGACGGGTTGATTGATACCTTATTAAATGGCCTTGATATTTTAGCCGAGATAATTTTTGAGGTCCGGAAGGCTGTTGCCGCAGCAGATCGGTCTGCCGATCCGGTGACCTTGACTGTCAACGACCCGGGTGCTGAAGAGAGTCTTGCGGCACTCAGGAGTTTTAAAAAATGCACACAGGCTGAAGAAATTCCGGAGCCGTCAGTTGCGCCTCTTCTTACGGCGGAAGAACTGGAAGCCATCTGCTACCCTATGGATATGGATGTTCTCTTTGTTGAAGAGAGTCGTGAGCATATTGAAATACTCGAAGAATCCTTAATTGAACTTGAAGAAGACATAAACAACCCAGATCTGGTTAATACTATTTTCAGATCATTGCACAGCTTAAAAGGGAGCGGCGGAGTACTTGTTTCCACCGTGCCCAAAGAAGAGCAGCGGGAAAGGCATCCGATCACAGTACTGCAAAAGCTGGCTCATGCTGCTGAAGGTGCTATCCAGGGAGTACGGGATCAGAAAAAGCGCATTCCTCCGGCAATGATTGACACCTTGCTTCAGGTTGTTGACCGCTTAAAACTCATCCTTACCGGTTTTGTTGAGCGTGATCCGACAACTGCCAGGGCAGATAATTTAATCATGGCTTGCCGTAAGATAAGTGCCGATGTCAGTGATGACTCAGGCAAGAAAGATGCGGATAAAAAGATCGGGCAGAAAGATCAGGGCGAGCGTTTTGCCTTGGCCAATACCCTGTCTCAATGTCTTGAGGCCTGTGAAATTGGGATTGCTGAAATTTCCGACCCTGAAAAACGAAAAACCGCCATCGACAAAGTAGGCCGTTCAATAAAAACCGTAAAAAAAGTTTGCGACAAGCTGCAATTAGCTCCCCAAGCCAAAAACGCCGAGGCCGTTCTGGATATGGTTGCCTCGTTGTCTGATACCGAAGAAGCCGGGGATGCATTGCTTATAGATGTCATAAGTGCCGACTGTAATACTCTTCGTGATGATGTGCTGGCCCTGGTTTCAGAAAATGAGATTTTATCGCCGCTACCACCGCCATCGCAAACAATTTCAAGTGGCGACAGAAAAGAAGATCCGCCAGAGACTGCCATAGCCTCGGCTGTAGCCTCAACAATAAAAGTCCCCCAGGAACGACTGGACACGCTCATGAATCTGGTTGGAGAGCTTATTGTCAGCAAGAATAGTTTTCCGGAAATGGCACGGGAAATAACTGTCCGGCATAATTTGCCGGGGGTCGGCAAACGTGTAAAAGATGCCGGAGATATGGTCGGCCGAATTACCGATGAATTGCAGAATATCGTTATGCAGATGAGGATGCTGCCGGTCGGCTCACTGTTCTCGAAATATAAAAGAATGGTCCGTGACCTTTCTCATAAACTTGATAAAAAAATTGTTTTAAAAATAAGCGGCGAAGAAACCGAACTGGACAAGACAATAATCGAAATTATGGGCGACCCCCTTGTTCACCTGATCCGCAACTGCGCAGACCATGCGCTTGAGAAAGAGGACGAACGACTGAAGGTCGGTAAACCTGGGGAAGGCACCATTCATCTGAGGGCCTATAACCGGGGGCGTAATGTGATTATAGAAGTCATTGATGACGGCCGGGGAGTTGACCCGCAGAATATCCGCGAAAAAGCTGTTGCAAAAGGATATTTAAGCCTGGAAGAACTTGAGGAGCTTGATGACACGGCTGTACAGAATCTGATTTTCAGACCCGGTTTTTCCGGGGCAAAAGAAGTCGGCGAGGTCTCCGGCCGCGGTGTGGGGTTGGATGTTGTGCGCACCAATGTGGAAAAAATCGGCGGGACTGTAAGCTTAGACAGTGTTGCGGAGGCCGGCACCACCGTGACCGTTACCCTTCCCCTCACCCTGGCGGTGAGCAAGGGCCTTAAAGTGAAAGCTGGCCCCAATCATTACTACCTTCCCCTTGAGTATCTTGTTGAGACGATAAAAATATCACCTGAAATGGTGCGGGGCCACAGAAACAACCAAATGGTGGTTGTCAGAGACGATCTGTTACCCGTTTTTTCGCTGTACGCACTGCTGGCTCAATCTGAACATTCCGTTTCTCTTACTGAAAATACCGACCGACATAATGAATTAAGCATGGTGGTTGTCAATCTGAACGGCAGGAAAGTGGCTCTTGCTGTGGATACTTTTTATACTGAACGTGAATATGTCATTAAACCGTTGACCGGCAGTTTAGCTAAAATTCCGGGGCTTACCGGTGCGACAATAACAAGCTCGGGGCAGGTTATTCTGATTCTTGACCCGTTAAAACTCTTTTGA
- a CDS encoding response regulator yields MARVLKRKKEKAEAATGKDGKKTILIADDSKMVCNFHSYILKNAGYRTVSAIDGADGLQKLLENSIDLVVTDINMPNMDGYEFVRRIRAIPEYDELPIVIISTESEADDKQKGFDAGANVYIIKPTPPEHLVESVHLLL; encoded by the coding sequence ATGGCTCGCGTCTTAAAAAGAAAAAAAGAAAAGGCAGAGGCGGCAACAGGGAAAGACGGCAAGAAAACTATCCTTATTGCCGATGATTCGAAAATGGTCTGTAATTTTCACTCCTATATCCTGAAGAACGCAGGATACAGGACTGTTTCAGCCATTGACGGTGCGGATGGCCTGCAGAAATTATTGGAAAATTCTATTGACCTGGTGGTAACCGACATCAACATGCCCAATATGGACGGCTATGAATTCGTCAGACGTATCCGGGCCATCCCGGAATATGATGAGCTGCCCATAGTCATTATCTCAACCGAATCCGAGGCTGATGACAAGCAGAAGGGTTTCGATGCCGGGGCTAATGTGTACATCATTAAACCGACCCCGCCTGAGCATTTGGTCGAGAGTGTGCATTTACTGTTATAA